The DNA segment CAGGAGCATCTGCAGACCATCAACGATGTGGCGCTCATCGTCCGCCACGAGGATCTTTTCTGCCATTGCGGGCCGTGCTTCAGCTGGGTGGTTTGTGACTGAGACGTGTAGTATACCCGCCGCCGCCGCAAAGGGTCAACCCGTTGCGGCGGAAGCATCTGCGCGGCGCGTGGAGCGCCGCGCGACCGTCATTCTACGCCCGCGCGAGCGGAAGCGCGAACACCAGCGCCGGCGCGCCCTCGGCCTCGCCGGCGTCGACCCGCCCGCCCACCGATTCGGCCAGCGTCCGCGCGGCGGCCAGCCGCGTGGCGGCGGCGTCGCCGTTCAGCGCGGCCACCACGGAGCCGCTGTCGGCCAGCGCCAGCCGGCTCTCGCCGCCCTCCTCGGCCACGGTGATGCGCAGCGTGGCGCCGCGCTGCATCCGGTCGATCACCTCCAGCACCAGGTTCAGGATCACCTGGCGGCTGGGCTCGCGGGGGACGAACACGCGGGCCATCCCCCCCCGCGGGCGGTAGTCCACCTGGATGTCGCCATGGCGCGCCTCGAGGAGGATCAGCTCCATCACCTCCTCGGTGAGCTCGTTCAGCGTGGTGTTCTCGGCCCCGCGCCCGGGGCGCGACAGGCGCAGGAGGAGCTCGATGCGGCGGTTCACCCGCTCCAACTCGCCCGCCAGCACGCCGATGTAGCGCTGCACCTCGTCGGCGCTGTCGGCGCGCGCCACGCGCCGCTTGAGCACCTCCAGGTTGATGACCATGGAGTGCAGCGGGTTCTTGATCTCGTGGGCCAGGTCGTCGGCCAGCCGCTCCAGCAGGTCGAGCTTGTTGGCGCGCAGCGTGGCCGGGT comes from the Longimicrobium sp. genome and includes:
- a CDS encoding histidine kinase dimerization/phospho-acceptor domain-containing protein produces the protein MITETPSLHPADAPAQTQDPGTAADPATLRANKLDLLERLADDLAHEIKNPLHSMVINLEVLKRRVARADSADEVQRYIGVLAGELERVNRRIELLLRLSRPGRGAENTTLNELTEEVMELILLEARHGDIQVDYRPRGGMARVFVPREPSRQVILNLVLEVIDRMQRGATLRITVAEEGGESRLALADSGSVVAALNGDAAATRLAAARTLAESVGGRVDAGEAEGAPALVFALPLARA